A stretch of the Ictidomys tridecemlineatus isolate mIctTri1 chromosome 5, mIctTri1.hap1, whole genome shotgun sequence genome encodes the following:
- the Trmt6 gene encoding tRNA (adenine(58)-N(1))-methyltransferase non-catalytic subunit TRM6 isoform X1 yields MEGSGEHPSPQPPHPGDNRIHEGDFVVLKREDVLKAVQVQRRKKVTFEKQWFYLDNVIGHNYGATFEVTSGGGLQLKKKKEEPTSETKEAGTDNRNIIDDGKSQKLTQDDIKALKDKGIKGEEIVQQLIENSTTFRDKTEFAQDKYIKKKKKKYEAVITILKPSTRILSIMYYAREPGKINHMRYDTLAQMLTLGNIRAGNKMIVMETCSGLVLGAMMERMGGFGSIIQLYPGDGPVRVATACFGFPKSFLSGLYEFPLNKVDSLLNGTFSAEMLYAEPKDSASVEESNGALEEKQASKPDNEDSMAEAPESNHPEQESMEVVPQDPEYKEPKDRRSKKDYIQEKQRRQEEQRKRHLDAAALLSERNADGLIVASRFHPTPLLLSLLDFVAPSRPFVVYCQYKEPLLECYTKLRERGGVINLRLSETWLRNYQVLPDRSHPKLLMSGGGGYLLSGFTVVLDNLRADTSLKSSASTLESHKTEEPAAKRQKCPESGS; encoded by the exons ATGGAGGGCTCAGGGGAACACCCGAGCCCACAGCCCCCGCATCCCGGGGATAACCGCATCCACGAGGGCGACTTTGTGGTGCTGAAACGGGAAGATGTGTTGAAAGCAGTGCAGGTCCAGCGGAGAAA GAAAGTAACTTTTGAAAAACAGTGGTTCTACCTGGATAACGTGATTGGCCATAATTATGGAGCCACATTTGAAGTGACTAGTGGAGGAGGTCTTCAGctcaagaaaaagaaggaagagccTACTTCAG AGACCAAAGAAGCTGGCACTGATAATCGAAATATAATTGATGATGGGAAATCTCAGAAACTTACTCAAGATGACATTAAAGCTTTGAAAGACAAGGGCATTAAAGGAGAG GAAATAGTTCAGCAGTTAATTGAAAATAGTACAACATTCCGAGACAAGACAGAATTTGctcaagataaatatataaaaaagaagaaaaagaa ATATGAAGCTGTCATAACTATTTTGAAGCCATCTACCCGTATTCTTTCAATTATGTATTATGCAAGAGAACCTGGAAAAATTAA ccatatGAGATATGATACACTAGCCCAGATGCTGACATTGGGAAATATCCGTGCTGGCAATAAAATGATTGTAATGGAAACATGTTCAGGCTTGGTGCTGGGTGCAATGATGGAACGAATGGGAG GTTTTGGCTCCATTATTCAGCTCTACCCTGGAGACGGACCTGTTCGGGTAGCAACAGCGTGTTTTGGATTTCCCAAATCTTTTCTCAGTGGTCTTTATGAATTCCCCCTCAACAAAGTGGACAGTCTCCTAAATGGAACATTTTCTGCTGAGATGTTATATGCAGAGCCAAAAGACAGTGCATCAGTTGAAGAAAGTAATGGTGCACTTGAGGAAAAGCAGGCTTCTAAACCAGACAATGAAGACAGCATGGCAGAGGCCCCAGAGAGCAATCACCCAGAACAAGAATCAATGGAAGTTGTTCCTCAAGATCCAGAATATAAGGAGCCTAAAGATAGAAGAAGCAAAAAAGATTAT attcaggaaaagcaaaggagacaagaagagcagaggaagagacaCTTAGATGCTGCTGCTCTACTGAGTGAAAGGAACGCAGATGG TTTAATTGTAGCCAGCCGTTTCCATCCCACTCCATTGCTGCTGTCTTTGTTGGACTTTGTGGCCCCTTCAAGGCCATTTGTGGTCTACTGTCAGTATAAAGAG CCTTTGTTGGAATGCTACACAAAACTTCGTGAGAGGGGAGGAGTCATCAACCTCAGGCTGTCTGAAACCTGGCTCAGAAATTATCAG GTTTTGCCAGATCGAAGTCATCCCAAGCTGCTGATGAGTGGAGGCGGGGGGTACCTTCTGTCAGGCTTCACTGTTGTCTTGGACAATCTTCGAGCAGACACCAGCCTCAAGTCCAGCGCAAGCACTTTAGAATCACACAAGACTGAAGAACCAGCAGCTAAAAGGCAGAAATGCCCAGAATCTGGCTCTTAA
- the Trmt6 gene encoding tRNA (adenine(58)-N(1))-methyltransferase non-catalytic subunit TRM6 isoform X2, translated as MKMLKELCKENLTILPSRDRIYSYLGGRGRGLQVQGRHGKVTFEKQWFYLDNVIGHNYGATFEVTSGGGLQLKKKKEEPTSETKEAGTDNRNIIDDGKSQKLTQDDIKALKDKGIKGEEIVQQLIENSTTFRDKTEFAQDKYIKKKKKKYEAVITILKPSTRILSIMYYAREPGKINHMRYDTLAQMLTLGNIRAGNKMIVMETCSGLVLGAMMERMGGFGSIIQLYPGDGPVRVATACFGFPKSFLSGLYEFPLNKVDSLLNGTFSAEMLYAEPKDSASVEESNGALEEKQASKPDNEDSMAEAPESNHPEQESMEVVPQDPEYKEPKDRRSKKDYIQEKQRRQEEQRKRHLDAAALLSERNADGLIVASRFHPTPLLLSLLDFVAPSRPFVVYCQYKEPLLECYTKLRERGGVINLRLSETWLRNYQVLPDRSHPKLLMSGGGGYLLSGFTVVLDNLRADTSLKSSASTLESHKTEEPAAKRQKCPESGS; from the exons GAAAGTAACTTTTGAAAAACAGTGGTTCTACCTGGATAACGTGATTGGCCATAATTATGGAGCCACATTTGAAGTGACTAGTGGAGGAGGTCTTCAGctcaagaaaaagaaggaagagccTACTTCAG AGACCAAAGAAGCTGGCACTGATAATCGAAATATAATTGATGATGGGAAATCTCAGAAACTTACTCAAGATGACATTAAAGCTTTGAAAGACAAGGGCATTAAAGGAGAG GAAATAGTTCAGCAGTTAATTGAAAATAGTACAACATTCCGAGACAAGACAGAATTTGctcaagataaatatataaaaaagaagaaaaagaa ATATGAAGCTGTCATAACTATTTTGAAGCCATCTACCCGTATTCTTTCAATTATGTATTATGCAAGAGAACCTGGAAAAATTAA ccatatGAGATATGATACACTAGCCCAGATGCTGACATTGGGAAATATCCGTGCTGGCAATAAAATGATTGTAATGGAAACATGTTCAGGCTTGGTGCTGGGTGCAATGATGGAACGAATGGGAG GTTTTGGCTCCATTATTCAGCTCTACCCTGGAGACGGACCTGTTCGGGTAGCAACAGCGTGTTTTGGATTTCCCAAATCTTTTCTCAGTGGTCTTTATGAATTCCCCCTCAACAAAGTGGACAGTCTCCTAAATGGAACATTTTCTGCTGAGATGTTATATGCAGAGCCAAAAGACAGTGCATCAGTTGAAGAAAGTAATGGTGCACTTGAGGAAAAGCAGGCTTCTAAACCAGACAATGAAGACAGCATGGCAGAGGCCCCAGAGAGCAATCACCCAGAACAAGAATCAATGGAAGTTGTTCCTCAAGATCCAGAATATAAGGAGCCTAAAGATAGAAGAAGCAAAAAAGATTAT attcaggaaaagcaaaggagacaagaagagcagaggaagagacaCTTAGATGCTGCTGCTCTACTGAGTGAAAGGAACGCAGATGG TTTAATTGTAGCCAGCCGTTTCCATCCCACTCCATTGCTGCTGTCTTTGTTGGACTTTGTGGCCCCTTCAAGGCCATTTGTGGTCTACTGTCAGTATAAAGAG CCTTTGTTGGAATGCTACACAAAACTTCGTGAGAGGGGAGGAGTCATCAACCTCAGGCTGTCTGAAACCTGGCTCAGAAATTATCAG GTTTTGCCAGATCGAAGTCATCCCAAGCTGCTGATGAGTGGAGGCGGGGGGTACCTTCTGTCAGGCTTCACTGTTGTCTTGGACAATCTTCGAGCAGACACCAGCCTCAAGTCCAGCGCAAGCACTTTAGAATCACACAAGACTGAAGAACCAGCAGCTAAAAGGCAGAAATGCCCAGAATCTGGCTCTTAA
- the Trmt6 gene encoding tRNA (adenine(58)-N(1))-methyltransferase non-catalytic subunit TRM6 isoform X3, whose protein sequence is MRYDTLAQMLTLGNIRAGNKMIVMETCSGLVLGAMMERMGGFGSIIQLYPGDGPVRVATACFGFPKSFLSGLYEFPLNKVDSLLNGTFSAEMLYAEPKDSASVEESNGALEEKQASKPDNEDSMAEAPESNHPEQESMEVVPQDPEYKEPKDRRSKKDYIQEKQRRQEEQRKRHLDAAALLSERNADGLIVASRFHPTPLLLSLLDFVAPSRPFVVYCQYKEPLLECYTKLRERGGVINLRLSETWLRNYQVLPDRSHPKLLMSGGGGYLLSGFTVVLDNLRADTSLKSSASTLESHKTEEPAAKRQKCPESGS, encoded by the exons atGAGATATGATACACTAGCCCAGATGCTGACATTGGGAAATATCCGTGCTGGCAATAAAATGATTGTAATGGAAACATGTTCAGGCTTGGTGCTGGGTGCAATGATGGAACGAATGGGAG GTTTTGGCTCCATTATTCAGCTCTACCCTGGAGACGGACCTGTTCGGGTAGCAACAGCGTGTTTTGGATTTCCCAAATCTTTTCTCAGTGGTCTTTATGAATTCCCCCTCAACAAAGTGGACAGTCTCCTAAATGGAACATTTTCTGCTGAGATGTTATATGCAGAGCCAAAAGACAGTGCATCAGTTGAAGAAAGTAATGGTGCACTTGAGGAAAAGCAGGCTTCTAAACCAGACAATGAAGACAGCATGGCAGAGGCCCCAGAGAGCAATCACCCAGAACAAGAATCAATGGAAGTTGTTCCTCAAGATCCAGAATATAAGGAGCCTAAAGATAGAAGAAGCAAAAAAGATTAT attcaggaaaagcaaaggagacaagaagagcagaggaagagacaCTTAGATGCTGCTGCTCTACTGAGTGAAAGGAACGCAGATGG TTTAATTGTAGCCAGCCGTTTCCATCCCACTCCATTGCTGCTGTCTTTGTTGGACTTTGTGGCCCCTTCAAGGCCATTTGTGGTCTACTGTCAGTATAAAGAG CCTTTGTTGGAATGCTACACAAAACTTCGTGAGAGGGGAGGAGTCATCAACCTCAGGCTGTCTGAAACCTGGCTCAGAAATTATCAG GTTTTGCCAGATCGAAGTCATCCCAAGCTGCTGATGAGTGGAGGCGGGGGGTACCTTCTGTCAGGCTTCACTGTTGTCTTGGACAATCTTCGAGCAGACACCAGCCTCAAGTCCAGCGCAAGCACTTTAGAATCACACAAGACTGAAGAACCAGCAGCTAAAAGGCAGAAATGCCCAGAATCTGGCTCTTAA
- the Chgb gene encoding secretogranin-1 produces MQPAVLLSILGAAVLAAVSSVPVDSRNHSEEMVTRCIIEVLSNALSKSNIPSITPECRQILKKSGKEVQDEEKSENENTKFEVRLLRDPVGALEAHKPSSGEEAGDLGEEDPQGPTRANPEKWAEGGRPSREGAEDPQRSPHPSNSQVPKEAKAHHHSEKSQGEDGEEEEGENYQKGERGEEAREGKPLEEPEETQNTFLNKRNQAAAKNKEESVAKSDALPVGQSEEKTHSKEKSSQESGEEVGSQESEHPQESESQPQSREESEESEEGTTSEVTKRRTRPRHHHGRSRPDRSSQEGNPPSEERGHTLQEPEEAKVGEKKDHHSTHYRTSEEEPEYGGEVRNYPGVQSPEDLGGGHYGGRGSEEYRASKPQSAEIQEEEEEEDKRNPPSSELDPMAHGYRQESEEERGRERATGHHPRSQGGEPGAYLTPDTREEKRFLGEAYHHVPESQRDKAKRHPQGEWQEQDRTYLNYDEEGPQGKWPQQEDPRDLREDREEASLQDRQYASHHTTEKRKRLGVLFNPYYDPLQWKSSRFERKDHADDSFPEGEEENGLTLSGKNFFPEYSYDWWEKKPFADDVNWGYEKRSYAKAPKLDLKRQYDRVAELDQLLHYRKKSAEFPDFYDSEEQMGPHQESENDKETVDQRVLTEEEEKELENLAAMDLELQKIAEKFSQRG; encoded by the exons ATGCAGCCGGCGGTGCTTCTCAGCATCCTGGGAGCCGCGGTGCTGGCCG CTGTCAGCTCTGTGCCAGTGGATAGCAGGAACCACAGTGAAGAGATG GTGACTCGATGTATCATTGAGGTCCTCTCCAATGCTCTATCAAAGTCCAACATTCCATCCATCACCCCTGAGTGCCGGCAAATTCTGAAGAAGA GTGGAAAAGAGGTCCAAGATGaagagaaaagtgaaaatgaaaacacaaagttTGAAGTAAGATTGTTAAGAGACCCAGTTGGCGCCTTGGAAGCCCACAAACCCTCCAGTGGGGAGGAAGCAGGAGACCTGGGGGAAGAGGATCCTCAAGGTCCTACAAGAGCAAACCCAGAGAagtgggcagagggaggcaggcCCAGCAGAGAGGGAGCAGAGGATCCCCAAAGGAGCCCCCACCCTTCCAACAGCCAAGTACCCAAAGAAGCAAAGGCACACCACCATTCTGAGAAGAGCCAGGGAGAGGacggagaggaggaagagggagagaactATCAGAAAGGGGAGCGTGGGGAAGAGGCCAGGGAAGGGAAACCCCTTGAAGAGCCAGAAGAGACACAGAATACTTTCCTAAACAAAAGAAACCAGGCTGCAGCCAAGAACAAAGAGGAATCAGTGGCCAAATCAGATGCACTCCCTGTTGGGCAGTCTGAGGAGAAGACACACAGCAAGGAGAAGAGCAGCCAGGAGAGTGGAGAGGAGGTGGGGAGCCAGGAGAGTGAACACCCTCAGGAGTCTGAAAGTCAACCCCAGAGCAGGGAGGAATCTGAGGAGAGCGAGGAAGGCACCACCTCTGAGGTAACCAAACGACGCACAAGGCCCAGACACCACCACGGGAGGAGCAGGCCCGACAGGTCCTCTCAGGAAGGGAATCCTCCCTCTGAGGAAAGAGGACACACCCTCCAAGAACCTGAGGAGGCAAAggttggggagaagaaggaccaCCATTCCACCCACTACAGGACTTCAGAGGAGGAACCCGAATATGGGGGAGAAGTGAGGAATTATCCAGGCGTCCAGTCTCCCGAGGACCTGGGTGGGGGGCACTATGGGGGCAGAGGAAGTGAGGAATACAGAGCTTCAAAGCCTCAGAGTGCTGAgatccaggaggaggaggaggaggaggacaagagaAACCCCCCCAGCTCAGAGCTTGACCCCATGGCACACGGATATCGTCaggaaagtgaggaagagagggGCCGCGAGAGGGCAACGGGACACCATCCCAGAAGCCAAGGAGGGGAACCAGGGGCCTATCTGACTCCTGACACCAGAGAAGAGAAAAGGTTCTTGGGAGAAGCCTATCACCATGTTCCAGAAAGCCAGAGGGATAAGGCCAAGAGGCACCCGCAAGGTGAGTGGCAGGAGCAGGACAGAACTTACCTCAACTATGATGAGGAAGGACCCCAAGGGAAGTGGCCACAGCAGGAGGACCCCAGGGACCTTagagaggacagggaggaagCAAGTCTACAAGACAGACAATACGCCTCCCATCACACCactgagaagaggaagagactagGGGTGCTGTTCAACCCCTACTACGACCCTCTCCAGTGGAAGAGCAGCCGTTTTGAGAGAAAAGACCACGCAGACGACAGTTTTCCCgaaggggaagaggaaaatgGACTGACTTTGAGTGGGAAGAATTTCTTCCCAGAATACAGCTATGACTGGTGGGAGAAAAAGCCCTTTGCAGACGATGTGAATTGGGGATATGAGAAGAGAAGCTATGCTAAGGCCCCCAAACTGGACCTGAAAAGGCAGTACGACAGAGTGGCCGAGCTGGACCAGCTCCTTCACTACAGGAAGAAGTCCGCTGAGTTTCCCGACTTCTATGACTCTGAGGAACAGATGGGCCCGCACCAGGAGTCGGAGAATGACAAGGAGACAGTCGACCAGAGAGTTCTGACAGAGGAAGAG gaaaaagaacttgaaaatttGGCTGCAATGGATTTGGAACTACAGAAAATAGCGGAGAAGTTCAGTCAAAGGGGCTGA